From Natronincola ferrireducens, the proteins below share one genomic window:
- the csrA gene encoding carbon storage regulator CsrA: protein MLVLSRKLEESIMLGKDIEIKILAIEDDKVKLGISAPKDVDILRKEIYVEVQEENKAASLKSRDFAELKGIFSKKDEK from the coding sequence ATGCTGGTACTGTCAAGAAAGCTGGAAGAAAGCATCATGCTAGGAAAAGACATAGAAATCAAAATCCTCGCCATAGAAGACGACAAAGTGAAACTGGGTATCTCTGCACCAAAGGATGTAGATATTCTAAGAAAAGAAATCTATGTAGAGGTTCAAGAGGAAAACAAAGCCGCCAGTCTAAAGAGTAGAGATTTTGCTGAGTTAAAGGGTATTTTTAGTAAAAAAGATGAGAAATAA
- the fliW gene encoding flagellar assembly protein FliW, with protein MKLNTRHFGEIEIDESKILFFSDGIPGFEDLTQYIILHNPDEETPFHWLQAIEDGDLAFVIVNPFIFKANYDFEIPKNIIEKLEIKSPEDVSVFAIVIIPEDISKMTANLRAPIIINTANNKAKQIMLDDEAYHTKHYILQEMKNLTATKQLKVEEQKAVEGAK; from the coding sequence ATGAAACTAAACACCAGACACTTTGGAGAAATCGAAATAGATGAAAGCAAAATATTGTTTTTCTCCGATGGCATTCCGGGATTCGAAGACTTAACCCAATATATTATTCTACACAACCCTGACGAGGAAACCCCCTTCCACTGGCTACAGGCCATAGAGGATGGAGATTTAGCCTTTGTTATTGTAAATCCCTTTATCTTCAAAGCCAACTATGACTTTGAAATCCCTAAAAACATCATAGAAAAACTAGAAATAAAGTCCCCAGAGGATGTCAGTGTTTTTGCCATTGTCATCATCCCAGAGGATATTAGCAAGATGACAGCCAACCTAAGGGCCCCCATCATCATCAACACAGCTAATAACAAAGCCAAGCAAATCATGCTAGATGATGAAGCCTACCACACAAAGCACTATATCCTACAGGAAATGAAGAATCTCACTGCCACAAAACAACTAAAAGTAGAGGAACAAAAAGCAGTAGAGGGGGCGAAATAG